One Clavelina lepadiformis chromosome 1, kaClaLepa1.1, whole genome shotgun sequence genomic region harbors:
- the LOC143444181 gene encoding docking protein 1-like, whose product MEDEILNGPVIHRKSTGLVKTKPKRWAALYKRSMHGLPRLDLFDSKDSFDKRDRSGKKHTVSLEKCANITTDQTNDGKKTEYLIRINFMDEKQQILSFDAQDDREKWCAAISSVVFKVNSGTEHMSDEVVFDVQIKQTDVTDKLDLHGSYFLAVSAENIHLLDKSTRKVIIRWPLHYLRKYGRDKQEFSLEAGRRCPSGPGMFYFITNDYNAIFKEVENNVKSLASSRGRAASTSSLSNQAKGYPVMPHAQSPDPIRPASPRHFSPDTNVYADPLDARREKTPSHSTADDNYMYNEPVNKQPPPTSSRSLIIRDGKKKPKGASKFEKPVEGPKKPPRQINPMVSEATYSEALSFPNTNGKKIGEDLASEYSHLNIGGMNNEADYDSLSHCDQWSTGAPGQDATYATTGDFSRYDGNPAEDAVYDHVQRN is encoded by the exons ATGGAGGATGAAATCCTTAATGGCCCTGTGATTCACCGCAAGTCAACAGGATTAGTAAAA ACAAAGCCAAAGCGATGGGCTGCTTTGTACAAAAGGTCAATGCATGGATTACCTCGACTTGATCTATTTGATTCTAAAGACAGCTTTGATAAGAGAGATAGAAGTGGCAAAAAG CATACGGTTAGTTTGGAAAAATGTGCAAATATCACAACAGACCAAACCAATGACGGGAAAAAAACTGAATATCTAATTCGGATTAATTTTATGGACGAAAAGCAACAG ATATTATCATTTGATGCACAAGATGACCGCGAAAAATGGTGTGCTGCTATTAGCTCAGTTGTGTTTAAAGTGAATTCAGGAACGGAGCATATGTCTGATGAAG TGGTTTTCGACGTTCAGATAAAACAAACAGATGTGACAGATAAGCTTGATCTGCATGGATCTTATTTCCTAGCAGTTTCGGCCGAAAACATCCACTTGTTGGATAAAAGCACTAGAAAAGTTATCATTCGGTGGCCATTACACTACTTGCGCAA ATACGGTCGAGACAAACAAGAATTTTCATTAGAAGCTGGTCGAAGATGCCCTTCTGGACCTG GCATGTTctatttcattacaaatgaCTATAATGCTATATTTAAAGAAGTTGAAAACAATGTAAAAAGTCTTGCGTCGTCAAGGGGTAGAGCAGCAA GTACCTCAAGTTTATCAAACCAAGCAAAAGGTTATCCTGTAATGCCACATGCCCAGTCACCTGATCCTATACGACCAGCTTCACCACGACATTTTTCTCCTGATACAAATGTTTATGCTGATCCACTGGATGCAAGAAGAGAGAAAACGCCATCTCATAGCACTGCAGATGACAATTACATGTACAATGAACCAGTGAACAAACAACCTCCACCAACATCGTCGAGGTCATTGATAA TTCGAGATGGCAAGAAGAAACCAAAAGGAGCCAGCAAATTTGAGAAACCGGTTGAAGGTCCAAAGAAACCCCCACGCCAGATAAACCCTATGGTGTCAGAGGCAACCTACTCTGAAGCTTTATCCTTTCCAAATACAAATGGAAAGAAAATTGGTGAAGATTTGGCATCAGAATACAGCCATCTCAATATTGGTGGAATGAACAATGAGGCTGACTATGACTCTTTATCGCATTGTGATCAGTGGAGTACTGGAGCACCTGGACAAGATGCAACCTACGCCACCACCGGCGACTTTTCAAG GTATGACGGAAACCCTGCAGAAGATGCGGTGTATGATCATGTACAGCGTAATTAA